Proteins encoded in a region of the Augochlora pura isolate Apur16 chromosome 4, APUR_v2.2.1, whole genome shotgun sequence genome:
- the LOC144468964 gene encoding dnaJ homolog subfamily C member 17: protein MDSLIDRNLYDFIGVTNTATTKEIKKAYRKKALSCHPDKNPNNPKAAELFHDLSRALEILIDSSARAAYDKVINAKYLATLRTKELDAKRRKLKEDLEAREGAYKQSLYSKYPTNNDEYKLQAEIERLRKEGSKQVEEEIALMKEKIEQESKKLWESVDVDNGSYKIKIKWKTNKNTLNNSTYNYDTLHRIFSKYGDVVTLILSSSREGRALVEYQNKNDAEMALNLEVGFMENPLKLQKLWDETKQSDYKEVGSVNGANYNECTPNAINDSTESKISTSKMSDAEFERIVLNNLRRAEEQKRHIKTSISKEVT from the exons ATGGATTCCTTAATAGATCGAAATTTGTACGATTTCATTGGTGTAACAAATACAGCTACGACCAAAGaa attaaaaaagcATATCGCAAGAAAGCCTTGTCTTGTCATCCCGACAAAAATCCGAACAATCCAAAAGCAGCAGAGTTATTTCATGATCTATCACGAGCATTGGAAATTCTTATAGATTCTTCTGCCCGG GCAGCTTATGATAAAGTTATTAATGCCAAGTATCTGGCAACGTTACGGACTAAAGAGTTGGATGCTAAACgcagaaaattaaaggaagaTTTAGAAGCACGAGAAGGTGCCTATAAACAATctttatattcaaaatatccTACAAACAATGACGAATATAAATTACAG GCTGAAATAGAACGGCTCCGGAAGGAAGGATCTAAGCAGGTAGAGGAGGAAATAGCActtatgaaagaaaaaattgagcAAGAATCAAAAAAATTGTGGGAATCTGTTGATGTTGACAATGGCtcctacaaaattaaaattaaatggaaaactaataaaaacaCTTTGAATAATAGTACATACAACTACGATACATtgcatagaatattttcaaag tACGGCGATGTAGTAACTCTTATCCTTTCGTCATCGAGAGAAGGCAGAGCATTAGTTGAATATCAAAATAAGAATGATGCT GAGATGGCGTTGAACCTAGAAGTTGGTTTCATGGAAAATCCACTGAAACTTCAGAAATTGTGGGATGAAACGAAACAATCGGATTACAAAGAAGTGGGATCGGTTAACGGTGCGAATTATAACGAATGCACACCAAACGCCATTAATGATTCTACAGAATCCAAG ATAAGCACAAGTAAAATGTCCGATGCAGAATTTGAACGCATTGTGTTGAATAATCTCAGAAGAGCTGAAGAACAAAAAAGACACATAAAAACGTCGATTTCGAAGGAAGTCACTTGA